Proteins encoded within one genomic window of Pararhizobium capsulatum DSM 1112:
- a CDS encoding mannitol dehydrogenase family protein: MTTKLSLANLDAIRATAAVPAYERSDLKAGIIHFGVGNFHRAHQAIYLDDLFNTGRGHDWAIIGAGVLPSDETMRSKLAEQDYLTTVVEQDNNKSAARVTGPMIGYLSPGNPQATTARLADPAIRIVSLTITEGGYFIDPASGLFNPNHPAIVADAENPDAPKTVFGLIIAGLKLRKERGIPPFTVMSCDNIPGNGEVTHAAVSGLARLSDASLAEWIDANVAFPNAMVDRITPATGPREIGIAASDYAIDDNWPVFCEEFKQWVLEDKFTAGRPALEDVGVQFVPDVAPYEHMKIRILNGGHAAIAYPAALLDIHFVHDAMEEPIIQAFLDKLEHDEIIPIVPPVPNTNLHDYFKLVEKRLLNPKIGDTIPRLAQDGSNRQPKFILPSTADRLKRGEDVVGLSLVSALWCRYFEGTTDSGKPITFNDASADRLREAALKAKDNPDAFLALSDIFGEVAKSDLFRRRFAHALQTLWSKGTRATLQLYLDGHLGD; encoded by the coding sequence ATGACCACGAAACTTTCGCTCGCCAATCTCGATGCCATCAGGGCGACAGCCGCCGTTCCCGCCTATGAGCGGTCTGATCTGAAGGCCGGCATCATTCATTTCGGGGTCGGCAACTTTCACCGCGCACACCAGGCCATCTATCTTGACGACCTCTTCAACACCGGCCGTGGCCATGACTGGGCGATCATCGGTGCGGGCGTGCTGCCCTCCGACGAGACGATGCGCTCCAAGCTTGCCGAGCAGGACTACCTGACCACGGTGGTCGAGCAGGATAACAACAAGAGTGCCGCGCGTGTTACCGGACCGATGATCGGCTATCTCAGCCCCGGCAATCCGCAAGCCACGACTGCGCGGCTTGCCGATCCGGCGATCCGCATCGTCTCGCTGACGATTACCGAAGGCGGCTATTTCATCGATCCGGCCTCAGGCCTCTTCAACCCGAACCATCCTGCGATCGTTGCAGATGCCGAGAACCCTGATGCGCCGAAGACTGTCTTCGGCTTGATCATCGCCGGCCTGAAGCTGCGCAAGGAGCGCGGTATTCCACCCTTCACCGTCATGTCCTGTGATAATATTCCGGGCAATGGTGAAGTCACCCATGCCGCCGTCTCCGGTCTTGCGCGCCTCTCCGATGCGTCTCTGGCCGAGTGGATCGATGCCAATGTCGCCTTCCCGAATGCCATGGTTGACCGCATCACGCCGGCAACCGGCCCGCGCGAAATCGGCATTGCGGCCTCCGACTATGCCATCGACGATAATTGGCCGGTGTTCTGCGAGGAATTCAAGCAGTGGGTGCTCGAAGACAAATTCACGGCGGGACGTCCCGCACTTGAGGATGTCGGCGTCCAGTTCGTGCCGGATGTCGCGCCCTACGAACACATGAAAATCCGCATCCTGAACGGCGGCCATGCGGCGATTGCCTATCCGGCAGCGCTTCTGGATATTCATTTCGTCCATGACGCCATGGAAGAGCCGATCATCCAGGCCTTCCTCGACAAGCTGGAGCACGACGAAATCATCCCGATCGTGCCGCCGGTGCCGAACACAAACCTGCACGACTATTTCAAGCTCGTGGAAAAGCGGCTGCTCAACCCGAAGATCGGCGACACCATCCCGCGGCTTGCGCAGGATGGCTCCAACCGGCAGCCGAAATTTATCCTGCCCTCGACCGCCGACCGGCTGAAGCGTGGCGAGGATGTCGTTGGCCTGTCGCTGGTTTCGGCGCTCTGGTGCCGTTACTTCGAAGGCACGACAGATAGCGGCAAGCCGATCACGTTCAATGACGCCAGCGCCGACCGGCTTCGCGAGGCGGCACTGAAAGCCAAGGATAATCCCGATGCCTTCCTTGCGCTTTCGGATATCTTCGGCGAAGTTGCGAAATCCGATCTGTTCCGGAGGCGTTTTGCACATGCGCTGCAAACGCTCTGGAGCAAGGGCACGCGGGCAACCCTGCAGCTCTATCTCGACGGACATCTTGGAGATTGA
- a CDS encoding ABC transporter ATP-binding protein, which yields MGNITLNNVNKTFGATTVIPGINLTIEDGEFVVFVGPSGCGKSTLLRIIAGLEDASSGKIEIDGKDVTDAAPAKRGLAMVFQSYALYPHMTVRNNIAFPLKMAKLDKSLIDRKVEDAARVLNLTNYLERRPGQLSGGQRQRVAIGRAIVREPSAFLFDEPLSNLDAALRGTMRLEISELHNQLKTTMIYVTHDQVEAMTMADKIVVLNAGNIEQVGSPLDLYHRPNNLFVAGFIGSPRMNFASGATSQPYGAHTIGIRPEHLRLSKESGSWKGMVSVAEHLGADTFLHIKVEGIGQVTARVAGDFGASHGDVVYLTPEEGRIHRFDEKGLAIR from the coding sequence ATGGGCAATATAACCCTCAATAACGTCAACAAGACCTTCGGCGCCACGACGGTCATTCCGGGTATCAACCTTACCATCGAAGATGGTGAATTCGTCGTTTTCGTCGGACCCTCGGGCTGTGGCAAGTCCACCCTTCTGCGCATCATTGCCGGCCTCGAGGACGCATCAAGCGGCAAGATCGAGATCGACGGCAAGGATGTAACGGACGCAGCGCCGGCTAAGCGCGGCCTCGCCATGGTCTTCCAGTCCTATGCGCTTTATCCGCACATGACGGTGCGCAACAACATCGCCTTTCCCTTGAAGATGGCAAAACTCGACAAGAGCCTTATCGACAGAAAGGTCGAGGATGCAGCCCGCGTCCTCAATCTCACCAATTATCTCGAACGCCGTCCGGGACAGCTTTCGGGTGGTCAGCGTCAACGTGTCGCCATCGGCCGTGCGATCGTACGTGAACCATCCGCTTTTCTTTTCGACGAGCCGCTGTCTAACCTCGATGCCGCCTTGCGCGGAACGATGCGGCTCGAAATATCAGAACTTCACAACCAGCTGAAGACGACGATGATCTACGTCACCCACGATCAGGTGGAAGCCATGACCATGGCCGACAAGATCGTCGTCTTGAATGCCGGCAATATCGAGCAGGTCGGTTCGCCGCTCGATCTCTACCACCGGCCCAATAACCTGTTCGTCGCCGGCTTTATCGGCTCGCCGCGCATGAACTTCGCATCGGGTGCGACCTCGCAACCCTATGGTGCTCACACGATCGGTATCCGGCCCGAGCATCTACGACTTTCCAAGGAAAGTGGTTCCTGGAAGGGCATGGTCAGCGTCGCGGAACATCTGGGGGCCGATACCTTCCTGCACATCAAGGTCGAGGGCATCGGCCAGGTGACCGCCCGCGTCGCCGGTGATTTCGGCGCGAGCCATGGCGATGTGGTTTATCTCACGCCCGAGGAAGGGCGCATTCACCGGTTCGATGAAAAGGGACTGGCAATTCGATGA
- a CDS encoding carbohydrate ABC transporter permease, with the protein MARAVSTRRTVFFTIVAWIIALVIFFPILYTIITSFKSETEAIQGFNLVPSGTIESYAAVQAQSNYFKFFLNSVVLSLGSTLIALLIAVPAAWSMAFSPTNKTKDILMWMLSTKMMPAVAVLVPIYLLFRDFGLLDSRIGLTAMLTMINLPIVVWMLYTYFREIPGEILEAARMDGASLWNEIVYVLTPMAVPGIASTMLLNIILAWNEAFWTIRLTTTNAAPLTAFIASFSSPQGLFWAKLSAASTLAIAPILIMGWFSQKQLVRGLTFGAVK; encoded by the coding sequence ATGGCCCGTGCAGTTTCGACCAGAAGAACCGTTTTCTTCACGATCGTCGCCTGGATCATCGCGCTCGTGATCTTCTTCCCGATCCTTTATACGATCATCACGTCATTCAAATCCGAAACCGAGGCAATTCAAGGCTTCAACCTCGTTCCCTCCGGCACGATCGAAAGCTATGCGGCCGTGCAGGCACAGAGCAACTACTTCAAGTTCTTCCTGAACTCGGTGGTGTTGTCGCTTGGCTCGACGCTGATCGCGCTGTTGATCGCCGTCCCTGCCGCGTGGTCGATGGCGTTTTCGCCGACCAACAAGACCAAGGACATCCTGATGTGGATGCTCTCCACCAAGATGATGCCGGCGGTTGCCGTTCTCGTGCCGATCTATCTGCTGTTCCGCGACTTTGGCCTGCTCGACAGCCGGATCGGCCTGACGGCGATGCTGACCATGATCAACCTGCCGATCGTCGTGTGGATGCTCTACACCTACTTCCGCGAAATTCCGGGCGAGATCCTGGAAGCTGCGCGCATGGACGGTGCCTCGCTCTGGAACGAGATCGTCTACGTGCTGACGCCGATGGCAGTGCCGGGCATCGCATCCACCATGCTGCTCAACATCATCCTGGCATGGAACGAAGCGTTCTGGACCATCCGCCTGACCACGACCAACGCGGCGCCGCTCACGGCCTTCATCGCGTCCTTCTCAAGTCCGCAAGGCCTGTTCTGGGCCAAGCTCTCGGCGGCGTCCACGCTCGCCATCGCACCCATCCTGATCATGGGATGGTTTTCACAAAAACAGCTCGTGCGCGGCCTGACCTTCGGCGCCGTGAAGTGA
- a CDS encoding carbohydrate ABC transporter permease, with protein sequence MATQNTRALARWMMAPSVGLLLIWMIVPLAMTLWFSFQNYNLLNPGNVSFAGLFNYQFFYSDPAFFQSIWNTLVIVVGVLFITVIGGVAIALLLDQPMWGQGLVRILVISPFFVMPPVAALVWKNMIMHPQYGVFADIARFFGLQPVDWFGQYPLFSIIIIVAWQWLPFATLILLTALQSLDGEQKEAAEMDGAGFVNRFIYLTVPHLARSITVVILIQTIFLLGVYAEILVTTNGGPGYASTNLPFLIYRTALLGYDVGGASAGGIIAVILANIVAFFLMRAVGKNLDK encoded by the coding sequence ATGGCTACGCAGAATACGCGTGCGCTGGCACGCTGGATGATGGCCCCGTCGGTCGGGCTTCTCCTGATCTGGATGATCGTGCCGCTGGCGATGACGCTGTGGTTTTCATTCCAGAACTACAATCTGCTCAATCCCGGCAATGTCAGCTTCGCCGGCCTGTTCAATTACCAGTTCTTCTACTCGGATCCGGCCTTTTTCCAGTCCATCTGGAACACGTTGGTTATCGTTGTCGGCGTGCTCTTCATCACGGTGATCGGCGGCGTCGCCATTGCGCTGCTGCTCGATCAGCCAATGTGGGGGCAGGGGCTTGTCCGCATCCTCGTGATCTCGCCGTTCTTCGTCATGCCGCCGGTCGCGGCGCTGGTCTGGAAGAACATGATCATGCACCCGCAATACGGCGTGTTTGCCGATATCGCCCGTTTCTTCGGGCTGCAGCCGGTCGACTGGTTCGGGCAGTATCCGCTGTTTTCGATCATCATCATCGTCGCCTGGCAGTGGCTGCCCTTTGCGACACTCATTCTGCTGACTGCGCTGCAATCGCTTGATGGCGAGCAGAAGGAAGCGGCCGAAATGGATGGGGCCGGTTTCGTCAATCGCTTCATCTACCTGACGGTGCCGCATCTCGCCCGTTCGATCACGGTCGTTATTCTCATCCAGACGATCTTCCTTCTCGGCGTTTATGCCGAAATCCTCGTCACCACCAATGGCGGTCCGGGATACGCATCGACGAACCTGCCGTTCCTGATCTACCGCACCGCTCTTCTCGGTTACGACGTCGGCGGCGCTTCGGCCGGCGGCATCATCGCAGTCATCCTCGCCAACATCGTCGCCTTCTTCCTGATGCGCGCCGTTGGCAAGAACCTCGACAAGTAA
- a CDS encoding ABC transporter substrate-binding protein: protein MKLKTLLLSACSAVVFAGLAQAETLTIATVNNGDMVRMQGLTEDFTKANPDIKLEWVTLEENVLRERVTTDIATKGGQYDVLTIGTYEVPIWAKQGWLLPLDNLGADYDVDDLLPAIRSGLTADGKLYAAPFYGESSMVMYRKDLMEKAGLKMPDAPTWEFINEAARKMTDRSADINGICLRGKAGWGENMAFLTATSNAFGARWFDENWKPQFDQPEWKATLDMYVKLMNDAGPQGASSNGFNENLALFQQGKCGMWIDATVAASFVTNPKDSTVADKVGFALAPDTGLGKRGNWLWAWNLAIPAGTQKAEAAEKFVSWATSKHYLDLVAEKEGWANVPPGTRTSLYNNPEYQKAAPFAKMTLDSINAADPKNPSVKPVPYVGVQFVAIPEFQGLGTTVGQLFSAALAGQMSVDDALAQAQTAATREMTRGGYIK from the coding sequence ATGAAATTGAAAACTTTGTTGCTGAGCGCCTGCTCGGCAGTCGTCTTTGCAGGTCTGGCCCAGGCTGAGACCCTCACCATTGCGACGGTGAACAACGGCGACATGGTCCGCATGCAGGGCCTGACGGAAGACTTTACCAAGGCGAACCCGGATATTAAGCTCGAGTGGGTGACGCTTGAGGAAAACGTTCTTCGTGAACGCGTCACCACCGACATCGCCACCAAGGGCGGCCAGTACGACGTCCTGACGATCGGTACCTATGAAGTTCCGATCTGGGCCAAGCAGGGCTGGCTCCTGCCGCTCGACAATCTCGGCGCTGATTATGACGTCGACGATTTGCTTCCCGCTATCCGTTCGGGCCTTACCGCAGACGGCAAGCTGTACGCAGCTCCGTTCTACGGCGAAAGCTCGATGGTCATGTACCGCAAGGACTTGATGGAAAAGGCAGGGCTCAAGATGCCCGACGCCCCGACCTGGGAGTTCATCAACGAAGCAGCCCGCAAGATGACGGACCGTAGTGCCGACATCAACGGCATCTGCCTTCGCGGCAAGGCCGGCTGGGGCGAGAACATGGCGTTCCTGACCGCCACGTCCAACGCTTTCGGCGCACGCTGGTTCGACGAAAACTGGAAACCCCAGTTCGATCAGCCGGAGTGGAAGGCGACGCTCGACATGTATGTGAAGCTCATGAACGATGCCGGCCCGCAGGGCGCTTCGTCCAACGGCTTCAACGAAAACCTGGCGCTCTTCCAGCAGGGCAAGTGCGGCATGTGGATCGATGCCACCGTTGCGGCATCCTTCGTGACCAACCCGAAAGACTCGACCGTTGCCGACAAGGTCGGCTTCGCACTGGCGCCTGACACGGGCCTCGGCAAGCGCGGCAACTGGCTGTGGGCATGGAACCTTGCCATCCCGGCAGGCACCCAGAAGGCAGAAGCGGCAGAGAAGTTCGTTTCCTGGGCAACGTCGAAGCACTATCTCGACTTGGTCGCTGAAAAGGAAGGCTGGGCCAACGTGCCTCCGGGCACGCGCACCTCGCTCTACAACAACCCGGAGTATCAGAAGGCGGCTCCGTTCGCCAAGATGACGCTCGATAGCATCAATGCAGCCGACCCGAAGAACCCATCCGTAAAGCCGGTGCCTTACGTTGGTGTTCAGTTCGTTGCCATCCCGGAATTCCAGGGTCTCGGCACGACTGTCGGTCAGCTCTTCTCGGCGGCTCTTGCCGGTCAAATGAGTGTTGACGATGCGCTTGCACAGGCACAGACGGCCGCTACCCGCGAAATGACGCGCGGCGGTTACATCAAGTAG
- a CDS encoding sugar-binding transcriptional regulator: protein MARRAEANSKLDDAARAGWLYYVAGRTQDEIAATMGISRQSAQRLVSLAMAERLIKVRLDHPIAACLELGQRLREKYDLRHVDVVPSDPGSSSTTVGIAEAGAAEIERWLKSTEPLIVAIGTGRTLKAAIDQLPAMDCPQHRIVSLTGNIGLDGSAAYYNVIFSMADAVKARHFPMPLPVLVSSPEERELLHNQILVKSALQLGAEANVAFVGVGELGENAPLCEDGFLARDEMLKLMAEGAAGEICGWMFDHDGNLLKGSINERVASVPLPSRETAAVIGMAKGKRKQAALAAALKGRIINGLITDESTASFLLKQ, encoded by the coding sequence ATGGCGCGCAGAGCGGAAGCAAACAGCAAGCTGGACGACGCCGCGCGGGCAGGCTGGCTCTACTATGTGGCCGGCCGGACGCAGGACGAGATTGCCGCAACGATGGGTATTTCGCGCCAGTCCGCGCAGCGGCTGGTGTCGCTCGCCATGGCGGAACGTCTGATCAAGGTGCGGCTCGATCATCCGATCGCCGCCTGTCTTGAGCTTGGCCAGAGGCTGCGTGAGAAATATGATCTGCGCCATGTGGATGTCGTGCCGAGTGATCCAGGTTCGTCGTCTACGACGGTCGGGATTGCGGAAGCCGGCGCCGCCGAGATCGAGCGCTGGCTGAAATCGACGGAACCGCTGATCGTCGCCATCGGAACGGGCCGTACGCTGAAGGCGGCGATCGACCAGCTGCCGGCAATGGATTGCCCCCAGCATCGTATCGTATCGTTGACGGGCAATATCGGGCTCGACGGTTCTGCCGCCTATTACAACGTCATTTTCTCGATGGCCGATGCCGTGAAGGCGCGGCATTTTCCAATGCCGCTGCCGGTTCTCGTGTCGTCGCCCGAAGAACGCGAGTTGCTGCACAATCAGATCCTCGTGAAATCCGCGTTGCAACTCGGTGCGGAAGCTAATGTCGCCTTCGTCGGCGTCGGTGAACTCGGCGAGAATGCACCACTCTGCGAAGACGGGTTCCTGGCGCGCGACGAGATGCTGAAGCTGATGGCTGAAGGGGCCGCGGGCGAGATCTGCGGCTGGATGTTCGATCATGACGGTAACCTGCTGAAGGGGAGCATCAACGAGCGGGTCGCCAGCGTGCCCTTGCCGTCGCGTGAAACCGCTGCCGTAATCGGCATGGCCAAAGGCAAGCGCAAGCAGGCCGCCCTTGCCGCGGCGCTAAAGGGTCGGATTATCAACGGCCTGATCACTGACGAATCGACTGCATCGTTTTTGCTCAAGCAATGA